The genomic window AACGAACCCAACGAACCCAACAAACACAAATAACTCAACAAACACAACACAGGACGGTACATTCTGAAAATTGCATATTTCGATTGTTTTTCGGGGATTAGCGGGGACATGACCCTGGGGGCGCTGCTGGACCTGGGCGTACCCCTGGAATGGCTGCAGGAGAAGCTGCACGCCCTGCCCCTGCGGGGATTCCGGATAGAAATGGAACCGGTTTGGGTCAACGGCATCAAGGCGGCGCAGGTGAGCGTGGTGCCGGAAGATGACGGGGGCAGCCGGAACTACCGCGACATTCGCGCCCTGATTCAAGAGGGGGGCATACCGCCGGCTGCCAAAGCGACCAGCCTGAAAATGTTTGAAAAAATTGCCGTGGCCGAATCGAAAATCCACGGGACCACCCTGGACGAGGTTCACTTTCACGAGGTGGGCGGGCTGGACTCTATCGTCGATATTGTCGGAACCGCGCTTTGCATGGAAAAGCTGGGATTCGACCGGGTGACGGCATCGGCCATTCCCCTGGGGGGGGGATTCGTTGAATGCAGCCACGGCACCCTGCCGGTGCCCGCGCCGGCGACGCTCGCCATTCTCGAAGATGTTCCCGTCTACGGTGCCGGCACAGAGGGGGAGATGGTCACCCCCACGGGTGCGGCCATTGTCAGTACCCTGGCGGAAGCGTTTGGGAACCTGCCTGCCATGGAAATCGAAACGGTGGGCTATGGGGCCGGCCGGCGGCGGTTTGCATCGCGCCCCAATGTGCTGCGGGTGGTAACGGGGCATTGTAGTGAAAAAAACAAAGCATTTCAAAACAATGTAAACATGGAGGAGATCAGGGTCATCGAAACGACCATCGATGATATGAATCCGGAGCTGTTCGGGTATTTGATGGAAGCCCTGTTTGCGGACGGTGCCTTGGATGTTTACTGGTTGCCGGTGTTCATGAAAAAGAACCGCCCCGGGACCATGGTTCAGGTCGTTTGCGAGCCCGAGAGGGAAGCGATGCTCGTTGAGCGCATTCTGGCCGAGACCACCACCAGCGGGGTCAGGGCCTATGGGGTCGGACGTTACG from Deltaproteobacteria bacterium includes these protein-coding regions:
- the larC gene encoding nickel pincer cofactor biosynthesis protein LarC, with translation MAYFDCFSGISGDMTLGALLDLGVPLEWLQEKLHALPLRGFRIEMEPVWVNGIKAAQVSVVPEDDGGSRNYRDIRALIQEGGIPPAAKATSLKMFEKIAVAESKIHGTTLDEVHFHEVGGLDSIVDIVGTALCMEKLGFDRVTASAIPLGGGFVECSHGTLPVPAPATLAILEDVPVYGAGTEGEMVTPTGAAIVSTLAEAFGNLPAMEIETVGYGAGRRRFASRPNVLRVVTGHCSEKNKAFQNNVNMEEIRVIETTIDDMNPELFGYLMEALFADGALDVYWLPVFMKKNRPGTMVQVVCEPEREAMLVERILAETTTSGVRAYGVGRYALKRDIATVETPYGEVAVKHIVAPDGGSRMVPEYEVCREIAAREKIPLQKVYADVVKACG